One window of the Archangium primigenium genome contains the following:
- a CDS encoding heavy metal-binding domain-containing protein: MSFPLKFAAGACALGLSACAVHGADRVLFSLDPSNPDAPASAVRPMTALAPPMPADAPPSTPKPVSSPKGFVCPMHPDVTSDAPARCPRCGMKLVAHAHGAQSTSGHGGHAP; encoded by the coding sequence ATGTCTTTTCCCCTGAAGTTCGCGGCGGGCGCGTGCGCGCTCGGTCTGTCCGCGTGCGCCGTCCATGGCGCTGACCGTGTCCTTTTTTCGTTGGATCCCTCGAATCCGGACGCGCCCGCCTCCGCGGTCCGGCCGATGACGGCCCTGGCGCCTCCCATGCCGGCGGACGCGCCCCCCTCCACGCCCAAGCCCGTGTCCTCCCCGAAGGGCTTCGTGTGCCCCATGCACCCGGACGTCACCTCCGACGCGCCCGCGCGCTGCCCCCGGTGCGGCATGAAGCTCGTCGCGCATGCGCACGGGGCGCAATCCACCAGCGGGCATGGGGGACACGCCCCATGA
- a CDS encoding multicopper oxidase family protein encodes MSADTKGWSRRRLLVASGLGVAGGSLLAAAEARARPDTERALPPGRPGQDYTPVVVPNGSKLPWKLVDGVKVFHLVAEEVEHTFAPGLQARCWGYNGRVHGPLIEAVEGDRVRFYVTNRLPAPTTVHWHGLLLPNGMDGVGGLNQRAIAPGETFQYEFTLRQSGTLMYHSHHDEMTQIALGMVGLFIVHPREAPRGPKVDRDFAFMLHEWKLDPGAKRPNPNEMTDFNLLTLNGKAFPGTAPMVVRTGQRVRIRLGNLGPMDHHPIHLHGYQFRITETDGGRVPESAQWRDTTVLVPVGSTRTVEFVADVPGDWAMHCHMTHHVMNQMGHGMPNLIGLKPEGFDEKVRALLPDYMTMGHTGMGEMEEMGMPVPANSIPMVGGQGRYGGITMGGMFTVLKVRDGLTSYNDPGWYENPSSTLSQLAERAALTRDGIDVDANPGVVDDVDA; translated from the coding sequence ATGAGCGCGGACACGAAGGGATGGAGCCGGCGGCGGTTGCTCGTCGCCAGTGGACTGGGCGTCGCGGGGGGCTCGTTGCTCGCGGCGGCGGAGGCGCGGGCGCGGCCGGACACGGAGCGCGCGCTGCCGCCAGGACGCCCCGGGCAGGACTACACGCCGGTGGTGGTGCCCAACGGCTCGAAGCTGCCGTGGAAGCTGGTGGACGGCGTGAAGGTCTTCCACCTGGTGGCCGAGGAGGTGGAGCACACGTTCGCGCCCGGCCTCCAGGCGCGCTGCTGGGGCTACAACGGCCGGGTGCACGGCCCGCTCATCGAGGCGGTGGAGGGGGACCGGGTGCGCTTCTACGTCACCAACCGGCTGCCCGCGCCCACCACGGTGCACTGGCACGGGCTGCTGCTGCCCAACGGGATGGATGGCGTGGGCGGCCTCAACCAGCGCGCCATCGCGCCGGGCGAGACGTTCCAGTACGAGTTCACCCTGCGGCAGTCCGGCACGCTCATGTACCACTCGCACCATGACGAGATGACGCAGATCGCGCTCGGCATGGTGGGCCTCTTCATCGTGCACCCGCGCGAGGCGCCCCGGGGGCCCAAGGTGGACCGGGACTTCGCCTTCATGCTGCACGAGTGGAAGCTGGACCCGGGGGCGAAGCGGCCCAACCCGAACGAGATGACGGACTTCAACCTGCTCACGCTCAACGGCAAGGCGTTTCCGGGCACGGCGCCCATGGTGGTGCGCACGGGCCAGCGGGTGCGCATCCGTTTGGGCAACCTGGGGCCCATGGATCACCACCCCATCCACCTGCACGGCTACCAGTTTCGCATCACCGAGACGGACGGGGGCCGGGTGCCCGAGTCCGCCCAGTGGCGGGACACCACGGTGCTGGTGCCGGTGGGCAGCACGCGCACGGTGGAGTTCGTGGCGGACGTGCCGGGGGACTGGGCCATGCACTGCCACATGACCCACCACGTGATGAACCAGATGGGCCACGGCATGCCGAACCTCATCGGCCTCAAGCCCGAGGGCTTCGACGAGAAGGTGCGCGCGCTGCTGCCGGACTACATGACCATGGGCCACACGGGCATGGGCGAGATGGAGGAGATGGGCATGCCGGTGCCCGCCAACAGCATCCCCATGGTGGGCGGCCAGGGCCGCTACGGAGGCATCACCATGGGCGGCATGTTCACCGTGCTCAAGGTGCGCGACGGGCTCACCAGCTACAATGACCCGGGCTGGTACGAGAATCCTTCGAGCACGCTGTCCCAGCTCGCCGAGCGTGCCGCGCTCACCCGTGACGGCATCGACGTGGACGCCAATCCCGGCGTCGTTGATGACGTTGACGCCTGA
- a CDS encoding superoxide dismutase family protein, with translation MMIRALLLATALTTTPALAQMPEKAIPPKAETKPAPKQGEMAKAMLKDAQGKDVGEVTFEQAPTGVLVKGSLMGLPAGEHAIHIHETGKCEAPEFKTAGGHFNPTKKAHGILSPKGKHEGDLPNLHVEQDGNVKFDFFATGSKVKAMFDKDGSAVVVHAKQDDYHSDPAGDAGGRIACGVVEK, from the coding sequence ATGATGATTCGCGCCCTGCTGCTCGCCACCGCCCTCACCACCACGCCCGCCCTCGCGCAGATGCCGGAGAAGGCGATTCCTCCGAAGGCGGAGACCAAGCCCGCGCCCAAGCAGGGCGAGATGGCCAAGGCCATGCTCAAGGACGCCCAGGGCAAGGACGTGGGAGAGGTGACCTTCGAGCAGGCGCCCACGGGTGTGCTGGTGAAGGGCTCCTTGATGGGTCTGCCCGCGGGCGAGCACGCCATTCACATCCACGAGACCGGCAAGTGCGAGGCCCCGGAGTTCAAGACGGCCGGCGGCCACTTCAACCCCACGAAGAAGGCGCACGGCATCCTGTCGCCCAAGGGCAAGCACGAGGGCGACCTGCCCAACCTGCACGTCGAGCAGGACGGCAACGTGAAGTTCGATTTCTTCGCGACGGGCTCGAAGGTGAAGGCGATGTTCGACAAGGACGGCTCGGCCGTGGTGGTGCACGCCAAGCAGGACGACTACCACTCGGATCCCGCCGGTGACGCGGGCGGCCGCATCGCGTGCGGCGTGGTGGAGAAGTAG
- a CDS encoding TolC family protein translates to MKRLVWLWVLALGAGGCATMSPERGHAELGALVHERVAVSTGWERGPPANEAVREQVRALLRDGLSSEEAVRIALVNSPGLQGAYESLGISQAELVEAGLLSNPALGVSVGVPGLGVELSLVQGLFDLFVLPARRGIAQQRFDADVQRTAHEALAVVAQTREAYASVQAAQMLLRYQAQLVAVFEASAELARMQYEAGNIPELDLSILRTAWQEARVGLAREELALVQQRERMNRLLGLWGDNTEWTVGEPLPEPAGAAPEFTRLERLAMRRRLDLDAARKDVALLERSVALARSTRFIGTVDVGVGAEREGGGLRVTGPSLVLELPVFNQRQALIGGLEARQRQAERRLTQLAVDARSEVRQHGAELRTARHLVEHYAKVLLPLRRRVLEQSQLQYNAMVLSPFQLLEARRDEVRTYREYVETLRDYWTAHIALENAVGGRLTDDDTEAAR, encoded by the coding sequence ATGAAACGCCTCGTGTGGCTGTGGGTCCTGGCGTTGGGCGCCGGGGGGTGCGCGACGATGTCGCCCGAGCGGGGCCATGCGGAGCTCGGGGCGCTCGTGCACGAGCGGGTCGCGGTCTCCACGGGCTGGGAGCGGGGCCCCCCCGCGAACGAGGCCGTGCGGGAGCAGGTGCGCGCGCTGCTGCGCGATGGCCTCTCGTCCGAGGAGGCGGTGCGCATCGCGCTCGTGAACAGCCCGGGCCTCCAGGGGGCCTACGAGTCCCTGGGCATCTCCCAGGCGGAGCTGGTGGAGGCGGGACTGTTGAGCAATCCCGCGCTGGGCGTGTCCGTGGGGGTGCCGGGGCTCGGGGTGGAGCTGTCGCTCGTGCAGGGGCTGTTCGATCTCTTCGTGCTTCCGGCGCGCCGGGGCATCGCCCAGCAGCGCTTCGACGCGGACGTCCAGCGCACGGCGCACGAGGCCCTGGCGGTGGTGGCCCAGACACGTGAAGCGTACGCCTCCGTGCAGGCGGCGCAGATGCTCTTGCGCTACCAGGCGCAGCTGGTGGCCGTCTTCGAGGCCTCGGCCGAGCTGGCGCGCATGCAGTACGAGGCGGGCAACATCCCCGAGCTGGACCTGTCCATCCTGCGCACGGCCTGGCAGGAGGCGAGGGTGGGGCTCGCGCGCGAGGAGCTGGCGCTCGTCCAGCAGCGCGAGCGGATGAACCGGCTGTTGGGCCTGTGGGGTGACAACACGGAGTGGACGGTGGGCGAGCCGCTGCCGGAGCCCGCGGGCGCGGCGCCCGAGTTCACGCGCCTCGAGCGGCTGGCGATGCGGCGTCGCCTGGACCTCGACGCCGCGCGCAAGGACGTGGCGCTGCTCGAGCGGTCCGTGGCTTTGGCTCGAAGCACCCGTTTCATCGGGACCGTGGACGTGGGGGTGGGCGCGGAGCGGGAGGGCGGGGGCCTGCGCGTCACCGGCCCGAGCCTCGTGCTGGAGCTGCCCGTCTTCAACCAGCGCCAGGCGCTCATCGGCGGGCTGGAGGCACGGCAACGGCAGGCGGAGCGGCGGCTCACCCAGCTCGCGGTGGACGCGCGCTCCGAGGTGCGCCAGCACGGCGCGGAGCTGCGCACGGCGCGCCATCTGGTGGAGCACTACGCGAAGGTGCTGCTGCCCTTGAGGCGGCGGGTCCTGGAGCAATCGCAGCTCCAGTACAACGCCATGGTGCTCAGCCCCTTCCAGCTCCTGGAAGCGCGGCGGGACGAGGTGCGCACCTACCGCGAGTACGTGGAGACGCTGCGCGATTACTGGACCGCCCACATCGCGCTGGAGAACGCGGTGGGGGGACGACTGACGGACGACGACACGGAGGCGGCACGATGA